In Geotalea uraniireducens, the genomic window AAGAACGGCAGGAGTCGGCACGACCGGGGTTACTTCCGGACACGACGAGCCATCGCCAGTTTCAGAGAAGCGGCAGAGACAAGGGAGCGGGGATCAAACGGACGACGGACAGGGAATCGGCACAGTGGGGACGACAACTGCCGGGCGGGAGCGGAGTCGCCTGACTCCGCCGCCCGCCGGAAGGTTTTTACTTGATTACGACAAAATCGTCACGCCGGTTTTTCGCCCAGGCCGCCTCATCATGACCCGGATCGACCGGTTTTTCCTTGCCATAGCTGATTGTCGACAGCCGATCGCCGGTAATCCCCATCGTCTCCAGATACTTTTTCGCCGACTGGGCACGGCGCTCGCCGAGGGCCAGGTTGTATTCGTCGGAGCCCCGCTCGTCGCAATTGCCGGCGATCTGGATTTTCGCCATCGGGTTTGCCTTCAGATAGTCGACGTTTTTCACCAGGGTATTCCGTGCCTGGTCGGAGAGGAGTGACGAATCGAAAGCAAAATAAATCGTCTCAAGGGACTCCTTCAGATCGGCAACCGTTGCCGGCGGCGTGGCGGGAGCCGCCTTGACCGCCTCTTCCTTCACTGGCTGGGCAGAGGGAACTTCACTTTTTTGCGGTGCGGGCGCCGGGGCCGCCTGGGGAGCGGTGGTCGCCGGGATCGGCGTTTCCTGCTTGACCAGATCCTTTTTCGCACAACCGGCCGTCAGGGCCGCCAGACAGAGGGATACCGTTAAATACCGGCAAATACGCTGAATCATTGTCTTATCTCCTTAACTTAACCATAGAATGCCGTGCGACTGAGCGCGACGGGCCATCAAATACGTGATACTGCTTGGGGTGAACATAACCGTTTGCTGCCGGAAGCCGGTTCCGTCACCGGCCGGCGGCCCCCGGGAATTGGTCAGCAGCGGAAATACCGCTTCAACGCCGCGGCTCACCCCGGCGCACGGCAGGCAGCGGCACCACGGGGCAAAGTCGGGCATCTCGAGGCAGACCGGACAAGCCCGCATCTCCGGAGCCTGCGGCAGCATCGGTGAGGGTTTCGCCCGGCTCTCAGTCACCGCCCTGGGACGTGGCGAGGCTTTGGCAGCGATGGAGAGATCGGGAACCCTGGTGCCGAAGAGCACAAAAAAGAACGGCACCAGAAAGACCAGCACCCTCAAGAGCAATCCGCAACCGGAGCTGCGCATTCCTGCAATTGTCATGGGTGGCATGCCTCCCGCACTACTCGCCGGTCTTGCGGCTTCTCCGGGTTACTGCCTTCCCCGTGCGGTTCACTTCCGAAGAGAGAAGCAGCTGGGGAGGGAGATGCTGGGCATCGAGGATCTCCACCATCAACCGCAACCCTTCCGTGATGGTTTCAAGACGGTCGCGGGGAATATTTTCCAATCCTGCCACCAGCAGCCCTTGGGCAACTTCCGGCGCTCTGGTCACCAGCTCTTTCCCCTGGGCCGTCAGCGAAACCATCACCACCCGGCGGTCCTCCTGGGAGCGGACCCGCTGCACCAGCTCCTGGGCCTCCAGGCGGTCAAGGATGCCGACCACTGTGGCATTGTGCAGATAGAGCCGTTGCGCCAGATCGGAAACCCGCAACGGGCCGTGGCCGGCAATGACCTTGATCGCCCACAGCTGGGGACCCGTCAGCCCGGTTTCCCGCATCGCCCGCTTGGAATGACCGTTTACCACTTGGAATATCCGGCGGAGATCATCGGTAATCGTAGCGATGATGTCGGCAGTTGACGTCATGATCCATCCCTTCGGCCCAGGGGTCTGCATCGGGGAGAACGGGCCGGTGACACCGATTCCGGGGATGATCCCCGGCCAGCACAGGCGACACTCCGCTCCGGGCAGATGCCGGAATATGGTTCCAACAAGTTAATAAGTTTAGCGGCGGTCTGAGACAAACACAAGAGGATAAATAATTAAGCATTTATAATTGTCATTCCGCGCGCCTTCCTCCACCTCCCTTTTGTTTTCAGACAAAGATCGTATGCTGTGCCGCCTCGAGCCTGAGCGCCAGGAACAGGGTCAGATACTCCCGCAGATGCCGGGTCAGTAGGTAATGCTCCAGGACGAATTTGCGCCCGGTGTCCCCCATCTCGCCGAGCCGCTGGCGATGATGCAGCAGAAACCTGACCCGGTGCGCCGCCCCCTCGGGGGTATTGACCAGGAAACCGGTCTGGTGGTTGATCACCTGGAGCCGGATACCGCCGACATCGCCGCCGATCACCGGTTTCCCCTTCCAGAGCCCCTCGGTAACCGTCAGGCCGAATCCTTCCCGGGTCGACTTCTGGATGACGATATCGGCAAGCCGCTGCAGGGCATTGATGGTCCGGTGGGCGTCGGACGGCAGACAGAGCACGTGGATGTCCGGGTCGGCGTTGGCCGCTTCCAGCACCTCGTCGAGTACCGCCTGTCCTTCCGGATCGTCGGCGGCGCCGCCGCCGGCCAGCACCAGCTGCACCGGCAGCACCTTGCGCACCATCCGGTAAGCCTGGATCACCCCGACCGGGTCCTTGAAGCGGTCAAAACGGGAAATCTGCACCAGAAGCGGCCGCTGGGAATCGAGGCCGAATTCCGCCCGGACACTCGCCAATTCCGCTGCCGGAAGATCGCAATTCTTCTCGCTGAGCGGATCAATGCTCGGCGGCACCAGGTACTGAGGATGGGGGAGCGCCTGGGCGAACTGGGGCATGTGGAAGATACTCGCATCATATTGCTCGACGGCGGCGCGGAGCATTTTCCAGACCGGCCGGTAGGGATGGCTGACGTCGATGTGAGCCCGCCAGATCCATTTCCCCTTCCGTTGCGGGCAGAGACCGAGCAAGGCCGCCGGCTGGGGATCGTGGATCACGACGATGTCGGCTTCGGAGAGCTGGTCCCGCAGCCGCTCGGCATTGGCGGCGTTGGTCTCCTGATAGACCTGCCAGTCGGCGGGGCCGAGGTGCAGGGGGTTTCCCTGCAGGCCGTTATGGATCGACTTGGTCACCGAGAAGAAGCGGCTGTTCCCTTCGAGCACCTCCCAGGAAGCATCGATGCCGAGATCCCGCATCAGCGGGACCATCCAGTCGAGAATCTCCGCCACCCCACCCCCGGCGCGGGTGGAATTGACGTGGATAACCCGGCAGCCGGCCAGCTTTTCCCCCAGGTGACGCAGCTGGTGGATGACCGCTGCCCCGACGATCCCTTCGTAGGCAGCCAGCGTCCGTTTCATGGCTCCCCCCCCTCGCCGCGGAGAATCCGCACCAGCATGCCGCGCAGGTCCGCCAACGAATAGAAGTAGAAGTCGACGGCCTGCAGCGCCTCGATCATCCACTGCCATTCGGCGCCCCCCTCGGCGAGCCAGGCACTGAAATCGTCGAGGCCGAGCGGAGGCCGGCGTCTCGCTTCCAGGAAATGGAAGTAAATGCTGCTGCTGGTCATCCGTTCCACCGCGGCCGCCAGTTGCGCCGGCTCTGCCACCTGCAGCCCGGTATCGAAGACCACGGTGGTGGCCTGCTTGAGGTAAAACTCGTCTCCCGGCGCCACCGACGGCACCGTCTGCAGCTCGCTCAACCGCTCGTCGAGCAGGTCGAGCAGCATGCCGCGAAGCGCCTCCATGGATGTGCACTCGTAAGGATCGATGATGCCGAGCCGTTCCGCCAAGACCCGGTCGCCCAGTTGCAGCTTCGACCAGACAGCGAAATCGTTACGGTAATCCGGATTGTC contains:
- a CDS encoding MarR family winged helix-turn-helix transcriptional regulator → MTSTADIIATITDDLRRIFQVVNGHSKRAMRETGLTGPQLWAIKVIAGHGPLRVSDLAQRLYLHNATVVGILDRLEAQELVQRVRSQEDRRVVMVSLTAQGKELVTRAPEVAQGLLVAGLENIPRDRLETITEGLRLMVEILDAQHLPPQLLLSSEVNRTGKAVTRRSRKTGE
- a CDS encoding glycosyltransferase yields the protein MKRTLAAYEGIVGAAVIHQLRHLGEKLAGCRVIHVNSTRAGGGVAEILDWMVPLMRDLGIDASWEVLEGNSRFFSVTKSIHNGLQGNPLHLGPADWQVYQETNAANAERLRDQLSEADIVVIHDPQPAALLGLCPQRKGKWIWRAHIDVSHPYRPVWKMLRAAVEQYDASIFHMPQFAQALPHPQYLVPPSIDPLSEKNCDLPAAELASVRAEFGLDSQRPLLVQISRFDRFKDPVGVIQAYRMVRKVLPVQLVLAGGGAADDPEGQAVLDEVLEAANADPDIHVLCLPSDAHRTINALQRLADIVIQKSTREGFGLTVTEGLWKGKPVIGGDVGGIRLQVINHQTGFLVNTPEGAAHRVRFLLHHRQRLGEMGDTGRKFVLEHYLLTRHLREYLTLFLALRLEAAQHTIFV
- the pal gene encoding peptidoglycan-associated lipoprotein Pal — its product is MIQRICRYLTVSLCLAALTAGCAKKDLVKQETPIPATTAPQAAPAPAPQKSEVPSAQPVKEEAVKAAPATPPATVADLKESLETIYFAFDSSLLSDQARNTLVKNVDYLKANPMAKIQIAGNCDERGSDEYNLALGERRAQSAKKYLETMGITGDRLSTISYGKEKPVDPGHDEAAWAKNRRDDFVVIK
- a CDS encoding DUF5752 family protein, producing MNPFTINDCTLLTRMSGLPPAINLRELRERVVVCSEDVLYHHFCETPLVPLFDNPDYRNDFAVWSKLQLGDRVLAERLGIIDPYECTSMEALRGMLLDLLDERLSELQTVPSVAPGDEFYLKQATTVVFDTGLQVAEPAQLAAAVERMTSSSIYFHFLEARRRPPLGLDDFSAWLAEGGAEWQWMIEALQAVDFYFYSLADLRGMLVRILRGEGGEP